In Candidatus Nitronauta litoralis, one DNA window encodes the following:
- a CDS encoding AEC family transporter, which produces MSLLIPSFAFVHLYQMELHAGQLNTLFLSAWIILLLPGVLAWLYFQKQDMNHRGLYLPIMFMNSVNLPFPILLSAFGEEAFPYALVFYLASLLGIFTLGSLIVAEKKGFFQLFKEPVIYAIAIAMWMNLGEVDVPEILIQPLSLLESATIPIVLLVLGMQLSRVKIRQWKLPLLAGIFRLGGGLLAAVLCIWLFKLEGLPQKVVLLEAVMPSAVIGALVAEKYQADPELVASTVALSTFASIFIIPLVLYYIT; this is translated from the coding sequence ATGAGTCTGCTTATCCCCTCTTTTGCGTTTGTGCATCTTTACCAAATGGAATTGCATGCCGGTCAACTCAACACCCTTTTCCTTTCCGCCTGGATCATCCTCTTATTGCCAGGTGTCCTGGCCTGGCTCTATTTTCAAAAGCAAGACATGAACCATCGAGGCTTGTATCTTCCGATCATGTTCATGAATTCGGTTAACCTGCCTTTCCCGATTTTACTTTCAGCATTTGGTGAAGAGGCTTTTCCCTATGCCCTGGTTTTCTATCTGGCCTCCCTCCTGGGAATTTTTACGCTTGGCTCGTTGATCGTTGCAGAGAAGAAAGGCTTTTTTCAGCTTTTTAAAGAACCTGTGATCTACGCCATCGCAATCGCCATGTGGATGAACCTTGGAGAGGTAGACGTTCCAGAAATCCTGATTCAACCCTTGTCACTTCTTGAATCAGCCACAATTCCGATTGTTTTATTAGTTCTGGGAATGCAGTTGTCACGGGTCAAAATACGCCAATGGAAATTACCTCTTTTGGCAGGAATATTTCGATTAGGCGGAGGTCTGTTGGCGGCCGTTTTATGTATCTGGCTTTTTAAGCTGGAAGGCCTCCCTCAAAAGGTTGTGCTTCTGGAGGCAGTCATGCCCAGCGCAGTAATCGGTGCTCTGGTTGCTGAAAAATACCAGGCAGACCCTGAACTTGTCGCCTCCACAGTGGCTTTATCAACATTTGCCTCTATTTTTATTATCCCTCTGGTCCTTTATTACATCACTTGA
- a CDS encoding SH3 domain-containing protein: protein MSHSFKNHFTLTLGLFFLASLTPDSIWAETRYVKKSGTKVYKEASARSKVVELVGAGKELETSGIQGKFYKVITSSGRKGFVFKFKLGDSAPEKGGDLASLKGEKMAVRESSSSSSIRGLSPVSEQHAQKKGISKADIQAVKDMENYGVSASEVDRFLSSRKLGEYQE from the coding sequence ATGTCACATTCGTTCAAAAATCATTTCACATTAACATTGGGATTATTTTTTCTGGCATCCCTGACACCAGATTCCATTTGGGCAGAAACCCGTTACGTGAAAAAATCGGGCACTAAAGTTTATAAAGAAGCCTCAGCCCGCTCTAAAGTTGTGGAACTCGTCGGTGCCGGCAAGGAACTTGAGACTTCAGGTATCCAGGGGAAGTTTTATAAGGTGATCACTTCTTCAGGAAGGAAAGGGTTCGTGTTCAAATTCAAACTGGGAGATTCAGCCCCTGAAAAGGGAGGTGACCTTGCCTCTCTCAAAGGAGAAAAAATGGCTGTACGTGAATCTTCTTCATCCTCAAGTATCCGGGGATTGAGCCCTGTTTCCGAACAACACGCTCAGAAAAAAGGTATTTCCAAAGCTGATATTCAGGCTGTGAAGGACATGGAAAACTACGGCGTCTCTGCCAGTGAGGTAGACCGATTCCTGTCCAGCCGTAAACTGGGAGAATACCAGGAATGA
- a CDS encoding HAMP domain-containing protein: protein MEMIKNLSLKKKIFGAFTLLFLVLIGSGWAITSNLLKSSDDTKITNALGRQRMLTQAMSKSVLGYGMSQSRKKTIEKQTNDLDRFITKMRGTYTQMVVKPVKATQFPISMDPDNEGHPAIPFPATFTRMVNEKVGEGRDFTVSIISEDPINPKQVLATSLDKEANRFLKKNPKKIFSKVYEESGKLYMGLYTADIATVQACAGCHTAMKGKDFKVGDMLGIRNYRLVYSNAIGVGKSELNANMSEFNNAKKIFVDTLRAVQKGGEFPLDLKMTEYTSIERVDDPELQNHLTRVEGLFGNFSNAVDSMIKSETNSDPYRKAQFDILNLGNELRTASDAAVTRFAQLAKESQDQIFYAVGISTGISLAFLIAIAGFFSKMVITPMQKMAKSMEQAGNGNLTHEELEVTSRDEVGILFGSFNSLMSGLRSFMDHSKEILQGNTENDQFEVKGEFHTALGDMLVQARERKEITERERKQAVELQTKVDQMLDTVKAAASGDLTKQVMVNGNDAIGQMGAGLSNFLKTLRTSMARIGQNSNYLTDSSSKMSEVSQQLSGNAEETSAQADVVTNASTTVNENMNAVAAASEEMNASIREIAESSSQAAQVASSAVEMAKTANEKVSKLGDSSAEIGHVIKVINSIAEQTNLLALNATIEAARAGEAGKGFAVVANEVKELANATAKATEEISQKIQAIQEDTSNAVDSIGQITGVINKISDISSTIASAVEEQTATTNEIGRSVNEAARSSSEISENISGVAVAAKSTTEGATNTQTAASEMSKMAAELQELVSQFKC from the coding sequence ATGGAAATGATCAAAAATCTTTCATTAAAGAAAAAAATATTTGGAGCTTTTACACTTCTATTTCTAGTGCTGATTGGTTCTGGGTGGGCAATCACATCAAACCTGTTGAAGTCCAGTGATGACACCAAGATAACAAACGCCCTCGGACGACAAAGAATGTTGACCCAGGCTATGTCTAAATCTGTACTGGGTTATGGCATGTCCCAAAGCCGAAAAAAGACTATTGAAAAACAGACCAATGATTTGGACCGTTTTATAACCAAAATGCGGGGTACTTATACGCAGATGGTTGTTAAACCAGTAAAAGCCACCCAATTCCCGATCAGTATGGACCCCGATAATGAAGGCCATCCAGCCATTCCGTTTCCTGCTACTTTCACACGTATGGTCAATGAAAAAGTCGGAGAAGGCCGGGACTTTACAGTAAGTATTATTTCAGAAGACCCAATCAATCCCAAACAGGTATTAGCAACCTCGTTAGACAAAGAAGCTAACCGGTTTTTAAAGAAAAACCCCAAAAAGATCTTCTCTAAAGTATACGAGGAGAGCGGAAAACTCTATATGGGCCTTTATACTGCAGATATTGCAACAGTTCAGGCCTGCGCAGGTTGCCATACTGCAATGAAAGGAAAAGATTTTAAAGTAGGTGATATGCTGGGAATCCGAAACTACCGTCTGGTCTATTCCAATGCCATCGGAGTCGGTAAATCTGAACTGAATGCAAATATGTCCGAGTTTAATAACGCAAAAAAGATTTTTGTTGATACTCTCAGGGCAGTTCAAAAGGGCGGAGAATTTCCCCTGGATTTAAAAATGACGGAATACACTTCAATCGAAAGGGTTGACGATCCTGAACTTCAAAACCATTTAACCAGGGTAGAAGGATTATTTGGTAATTTTTCAAATGCTGTTGACTCGATGATCAAATCTGAAACAAATTCAGACCCTTACCGAAAAGCTCAGTTTGACATTTTAAATCTTGGGAACGAGCTACGGACGGCGAGTGACGCCGCCGTCACAAGATTTGCCCAGTTGGCAAAGGAAAGTCAGGATCAAATTTTCTATGCCGTCGGTATCTCGACAGGTATTAGCCTTGCCTTCCTGATAGCAATTGCCGGATTCTTTTCCAAGATGGTCATTACACCCATGCAAAAGATGGCCAAATCAATGGAACAGGCTGGTAACGGAAACCTGACTCATGAAGAATTGGAAGTAACAAGTCGTGATGAGGTGGGGATTCTTTTTGGATCATTCAATAGTTTGATGTCCGGGTTGAGAAGCTTCATGGACCATTCAAAAGAAATCCTCCAGGGAAATACGGAGAATGACCAGTTCGAAGTGAAAGGAGAATTCCATACCGCCCTTGGAGATATGCTGGTTCAAGCACGTGAGCGCAAAGAAATAACAGAACGCGAGCGGAAGCAGGCTGTAGAACTTCAAACCAAGGTAGACCAAATGCTGGATACCGTCAAGGCTGCCGCTAGTGGTGACTTGACAAAACAAGTGATGGTAAATGGTAACGATGCAATTGGACAAATGGGTGCGGGCCTTTCAAATTTCCTCAAAACCCTGAGGACAAGCATGGCTCGAATAGGTCAAAACTCAAACTACCTGACGGACTCCTCTTCCAAAATGTCGGAAGTGAGTCAACAGTTGTCAGGAAATGCGGAAGAGACTTCTGCCCAGGCTGATGTCGTCACCAATGCATCCACTACCGTTAACGAAAATATGAATGCGGTGGCTGCGGCATCAGAAGAGATGAACGCCAGTATTCGCGAAATTGCTGAGAGTTCATCGCAAGCTGCCCAGGTGGCCTCATCTGCTGTTGAAATGGCCAAGACTGCCAATGAAAAGGTTTCCAAACTTGGTGATAGTAGTGCAGAAATTGGACACGTCATTAAGGTGATCAATTCCATCGCCGAACAAACCAACCTACTTGCCTTGAATGCAACCATCGAAGCAGCCAGGGCCGGAGAGGCAGGCAAAGGGTTTGCAGTTGTGGCCAACGAAGTTAAAGAGCTGGCCAATGCAACAGCCAAAGCGACTGAGGAAATCAGTCAGAAAATCCAGGCAATCCAGGAAGATACGTCAAATGCGGTTGATTCAATCGGCCAAATCACAGGCGTTATCAACAAAATCAGTGACATCTCCAGCACAATCGCCAGCGCTGTCGAAGAACAGACGGCGACCACCAACGAAATTGGTCGAAGTGTGAATGAAGCAGCGCGTAGCAGTTCGGAAATTTCCGAAAACATATCCGGTGTTGCCGTCGCAGCCAAGAGCACCACAGAAGGAGCGACGAATACTCAAACTGCAGCCTCAGAAATGTCCAAAATGGCAGCTGAACTTCAAGAGCTGGTCAGCCAGTTTAAATGCTGA
- a CDS encoding response regulator encodes MKLTGKILLIDDDQTTLLLIKRYLEGSPYFIHTATEARQGLQILKDNPEISLIIVDYMMPHMTGVEVLHAVQDMSPEPFILLMSSLSKEQIPSGLHADGFIKKPISKTNLLEVISKGIQTYSERMSGRKESPFQQEDGTDS; translated from the coding sequence ATGAAATTGACTGGTAAAATTTTGCTTATTGATGATGATCAAACCACTCTTCTGTTAATCAAACGCTATCTTGAAGGAAGCCCATATTTTATACACACCGCCACTGAAGCGCGGCAGGGTTTACAGATTTTAAAAGACAACCCTGAAATTTCCCTGATAATTGTCGATTACATGATGCCCCACATGACCGGGGTTGAGGTCCTGCATGCTGTACAGGATATGTCACCGGAGCCTTTTATTCTCCTAATGAGCAGTCTTTCTAAGGAACAGATTCCGTCAGGCCTCCATGCAGACGGTTTTATCAAAAAGCCCATTTCAAAGACCAACCTCCTCGAAGTTATCTCAAAAGGAATTCAAACCTACTCCGAACGCATGTCAGGACGAAAAGAAAGCCCCTTTCAACAAGAAGACGGTACTGATTCTTAA
- a CDS encoding M48 family metalloprotease, with product MKKNTLLLLILAICSGCVAAAAPIIEGYQAYSLGKGGAMAVESMKPIELEEELAIGGSLAIQVFNRFGGPYKNDKVQRYITTLGQALADVSDRPGIKYYFAILNSEEPNAFATPGGYVFVSKGLLKLVHNEAELAGVLGHELAHITHRHALQTIERNKKMAGLGSLTIGAMGADPELFDEIIEQAADTLFSHGLDKGLEHEADEVGTDYSNRLGYHPGGLKNFLTTLNSRSGHESVFWSTHPTPQDRLDNLAQKLSRFSQGLSQPKYAAEFTQMVQGQL from the coding sequence ATGAAAAAAAATACCCTATTACTTTTAATACTTGCTATCTGCAGTGGTTGCGTAGCAGCCGCGGCCCCCATCATTGAAGGATACCAAGCCTACAGTCTGGGAAAAGGCGGGGCTATGGCTGTTGAATCCATGAAACCAATAGAGCTGGAAGAGGAGCTTGCTATTGGAGGATCACTGGCCATCCAGGTTTTTAATCGTTTTGGTGGCCCCTATAAAAACGACAAGGTCCAGCGGTACATCACTACCCTGGGCCAGGCCCTGGCCGATGTTTCAGACAGGCCGGGAATAAAATATTACTTTGCCATACTGAATTCTGAAGAACCCAATGCATTTGCAACCCCAGGTGGTTACGTTTTTGTCAGCAAGGGACTGCTTAAGCTAGTTCACAACGAAGCCGAATTGGCAGGAGTCCTTGGTCATGAGCTTGCACACATAACTCACCGTCATGCTTTGCAAACCATTGAGCGCAATAAAAAAATGGCAGGCCTTGGATCTCTAACCATAGGGGCTATGGGAGCAGACCCAGAATTGTTTGATGAAATTATTGAGCAAGCTGCTGATACCCTGTTTTCCCATGGGTTGGACAAGGGACTTGAACATGAAGCGGACGAAGTGGGTACTGATTATAGCAATCGGCTGGGTTATCATCCTGGAGGCTTAAAAAACTTTTTGACGACTCTGAATTCCCGTTCTGGTCATGAGTCCGTTTTCTGGAGTACCCACCCGACTCCGCAGGATAGGCTTGATAATCTGGCACAAAAATTAAGCCGATTCAGCCAGGGGCTATCCCAGCCAAAATATGCTGCAGAATTTACCCAAATGGTTCAAGGCCAACTTTAA
- a CDS encoding ABC transporter ATP-binding protein, with protein MSHLLSISDLNTCFDTDDGVVQAVRNIDLHLDQGEILALVGESGCGKSVTALSVMGLIPTPPGRFASGRIEFEETDLLKLDEQGLQNIRGNAIGMIFQEPMTSLNPIFTIGDQIMEVILRHRNVTQSEAREQALSMLKKVAISSPETRLNQYPHELSGGMKQRVMIAMAIACNPKLLIADEPTTALDVTVQAQILELLDELRRNTGMAILLITHNLGIVAQYADRVAVMYSGKIVEEGGVETMFENPAHPYTRGLLNSLPKGEVGLPLETIPGMVPHPTRLPNGCAFHPRCSEVHEPCAENPPDWFPAPGGSSEHRTACWLYQASPGNPVTP; from the coding sequence ATGTCCCACCTTCTTTCAATAAGCGACCTCAATACCTGCTTTGATACCGACGATGGCGTAGTCCAGGCGGTTCGCAATATTGACCTCCATCTCGATCAGGGAGAAATTCTTGCCCTAGTCGGTGAGTCAGGGTGTGGCAAATCTGTAACTGCCCTTAGTGTAATGGGCCTGATCCCCACTCCTCCCGGCCGTTTTGCTTCCGGAAGAATAGAGTTTGAAGAAACCGACCTGCTAAAATTAGATGAGCAAGGCTTACAAAATATACGCGGGAATGCCATCGGGATGATCTTCCAGGAACCCATGACGTCACTAAACCCCATTTTCACCATAGGTGACCAGATAATGGAAGTCATCCTGAGACACCGGAATGTTACACAGTCCGAAGCGCGCGAGCAGGCCCTTTCCATGCTAAAAAAGGTAGCGATCTCATCACCTGAAACCCGACTCAATCAGTATCCGCATGAACTTTCTGGTGGCATGAAACAACGGGTGATGATTGCCATGGCGATTGCCTGCAACCCCAAATTGTTGATTGCAGATGAACCCACCACCGCGCTGGATGTTACAGTACAAGCCCAGATATTGGAACTCTTGGATGAATTGCGGCGAAACACAGGGATGGCCATTCTCCTCATCACCCACAATCTGGGAATCGTTGCTCAATATGCAGATCGGGTTGCTGTCATGTATTCCGGGAAGATTGTTGAGGAAGGAGGCGTCGAAACTATGTTTGAGAATCCGGCCCACCCTTATACTCGCGGGTTGTTAAATTCGTTGCCAAAGGGAGAAGTCGGGCTTCCCCTTGAAACCATTCCGGGAATGGTTCCTCACCCCACCCGCCTGCCCAATGGCTGCGCTTTTCACCCCAGGTGTAGTGAAGTTCACGAACCCTGTGCCGAGAATCCGCCAGACTGGTTCCCTGCTCCAGGAGGATCCTCTGAACATCGTACAGCCTGCTGGTTGTATCAAGCCTCTCCTGGAAACCCGGTGACACCATGA
- a CDS encoding EAL domain-containing protein codes for MEVSQLKEIELFQYLPDEVLEELITISSLIHLDANETLFEEGDPGETIYAVISGRLALYKEGQEIALIWQGQFFGEMAVIEEKPRSATIIASSESQLMEIPNDFFQKLLVNHHSFFSTVLTTMCQRVRGNLQDLALGYHKIKSQEQLSSQIHQIIDSSPSEILIFDFPSGRLVRSNTAAVRRLGYLPMDIQNLTIYDLIKDLSKGKFISQMDQIIAGKQNSLKFQALVNLKNDEEYITDAIIQPMGHSSESLFIAIFKDKNGSKPLNGTGENQNNYDSLTGLPNRNLVNDRIQFFQAYAERHDTLFAIIVLDIDNFKTLNEGLGPKAGDELLKLIANRLVQCLRKEDTVARLGGDEFLILLNIKEEGDASRMGKKLMRLFEQTFSIEKEEVRVGASVGIALFPYDGKDPVSLLMGADAAMHRAKEHGKRTYQFYNSSLLTKAANQLKIENALYRGLEQDEFVLYYQPKVSTKNFQIMGVEALLRWNHPEKGLVPPGEFIPVAESSRLIVPLGEWILKTACKAIKEWRDLGLNEFTVAVNISGYQFNHSNILQTVDQALKSSAIDPAGLELELTESILLDDTKGSLNRINQMRDMGLQLAIDDFGTGYSSLTYLRDLPINNLKIDRSFIHNLRHQRNLAIVKAIITLAKTLKLKTIAEGVEEEEERKLLGEMNCDQIQGYLYSRPIPHREMTALLKNSIELKNE; via the coding sequence ATGGAAGTTTCCCAACTAAAGGAAATCGAGCTCTTTCAATATCTCCCTGATGAAGTTCTAGAAGAATTGATTACAATCTCGTCTCTTATTCATCTGGATGCAAACGAGACCTTGTTCGAGGAAGGGGATCCTGGTGAGACAATTTACGCCGTCATTTCAGGACGTCTGGCCTTATATAAGGAAGGACAGGAAATTGCCCTTATTTGGCAGGGTCAGTTTTTTGGAGAGATGGCTGTAATCGAAGAAAAGCCCAGATCAGCAACCATAATAGCCTCCAGTGAAAGTCAGTTAATGGAGATACCCAATGACTTTTTCCAGAAACTTTTAGTCAACCATCACTCTTTTTTCTCAACAGTATTGACCACCATGTGCCAGCGTGTCCGCGGAAACCTTCAAGACCTGGCTCTGGGTTATCACAAAATCAAATCACAAGAGCAATTATCCTCCCAAATCCATCAGATTATAGACAGTTCCCCGAGTGAAATCCTGATATTTGACTTTCCAAGTGGCCGATTGGTTCGCTCCAACACTGCTGCGGTAAGGCGATTAGGATATCTCCCAATGGATATTCAAAACTTGACCATCTATGATTTGATAAAGGATTTATCCAAAGGAAAATTTATTTCCCAAATGGATCAGATTATTGCAGGCAAGCAAAACTCTCTAAAGTTTCAAGCTCTTGTGAACCTGAAAAATGATGAAGAATATATTACCGATGCCATCATCCAGCCAATGGGACATTCTTCGGAATCCCTTTTTATTGCAATCTTCAAGGATAAAAATGGCTCGAAGCCCCTGAATGGAACAGGGGAAAATCAGAATAATTACGATTCACTAACGGGCCTACCCAACCGGAATCTGGTCAATGACCGGATTCAGTTCTTCCAGGCCTACGCAGAACGTCATGACACCCTGTTCGCAATCATCGTTTTGGATATCGACAATTTCAAAACCTTAAATGAAGGTCTCGGACCAAAAGCGGGTGACGAGCTTTTGAAATTGATAGCAAACCGATTAGTTCAGTGTTTGAGGAAAGAGGACACTGTCGCCAGGCTTGGTGGTGATGAATTTCTCATATTGCTAAACATCAAAGAAGAAGGCGATGCTTCCAGAATGGGAAAAAAACTGATGCGTCTTTTTGAACAAACCTTCTCCATCGAAAAAGAAGAAGTTCGGGTAGGGGCAAGTGTTGGAATTGCCTTGTTTCCTTACGATGGTAAAGACCCGGTTTCCCTTTTAATGGGAGCCGATGCTGCCATGCACAGGGCTAAAGAACATGGCAAAAGAACTTATCAATTCTATAATTCCTCTCTTCTTACCAAGGCGGCTAATCAATTAAAAATTGAGAATGCGTTGTATCGCGGCCTGGAGCAGGATGAATTCGTTCTGTACTATCAACCCAAAGTTTCAACCAAAAATTTTCAAATCATGGGCGTTGAAGCTCTGCTACGCTGGAACCATCCTGAAAAAGGCCTGGTCCCTCCAGGCGAATTCATTCCCGTAGCGGAAAGCAGTCGGCTGATTGTCCCTTTAGGGGAATGGATTCTTAAAACAGCGTGCAAGGCGATCAAGGAATGGAGGGACCTTGGGCTCAACGAGTTCACGGTAGCTGTCAATATTTCTGGTTACCAGTTTAATCATAGTAATATCCTGCAAACAGTGGATCAGGCCCTGAAATCTTCAGCTATTGACCCCGCCGGACTCGAACTCGAACTTACCGAGTCCATACTGCTTGACGACACAAAAGGGTCATTAAACAGAATTAACCAAATGCGGGATATGGGGCTACAGCTTGCGATTGATGATTTTGGGACAGGTTATTCATCATTGACCTACTTGAGAGATTTACCCATCAATAATTTAAAAATTGATCGTTCCTTTATTCATAATCTTCGACACCAAAGAAATCTGGCAATAGTCAAAGCGATTATTACTTTAGCCAAAACTTTAAAATTAAAAACTATTGCCGAAGGAGTAGAGGAAGAAGAAGAACGAAAACTCCTGGGTGAAATGAATTGCGACCAGATTCAGGGTTACCTTTACAGCAGACCGATTCCCCACAGAGAAATGACAGCATTGTTAAAAAACTCAATTGAACTCAAAAATGAGTAA
- a CDS encoding formylglycine-generating enzyme family protein — translation MGDNHGYKYEQPEHEVCVDEFFIGRYEVTQKQWRALMGPNQARFVGDELPAQRISWNDAVEYIRRLNEKEKTNRYRLPTEAEWERAARAGTNTRYYWGDEIRNEYAWYYGSSKFTAHRVGTALPNAFGLYDMLGNVWEWVSDWYDSKYFKRSQKDNPKGPESGTMRTRRGGSMANLASYVRSASRYRSKPDKRHYIFGFRLAQSANVTD, via the coding sequence ATGGGAGACAATCATGGATATAAATATGAACAGCCAGAACATGAGGTGTGTGTTGATGAATTTTTTATCGGTCGTTATGAAGTTACCCAGAAGCAATGGCGTGCTTTGATGGGGCCAAACCAGGCCAGGTTTGTTGGTGATGAATTGCCCGCCCAAAGGATTTCCTGGAATGACGCTGTTGAATACATTCGTCGTTTGAATGAAAAGGAGAAAACAAACCGGTACCGACTCCCGACAGAGGCCGAATGGGAGCGGGCTGCCCGCGCGGGAACGAATACCCGATATTATTGGGGAGATGAAATCAGGAATGAATATGCCTGGTACTATGGTTCCTCGAAATTCACCGCACACCGGGTAGGAACGGCACTTCCAAACGCTTTTGGATTATATGATATGTTGGGAAATGTCTGGGAGTGGGTGAGTGATTGGTACGATAGCAAGTATTTTAAACGAAGCCAAAAAGATAATCCGAAGGGCCCTGAATCCGGAACAATGCGAACACGTAGAGGGGGTTCCATGGCAAACCTGGCTTCTTATGTTCGCTCTGCCTCAAGGTACAGAAGCAAACCCGATAAGCGGCATTACATTTTTGGGTTCAGGCTGGCTCAGTCGGCTAATGTTACTGATTGA
- a CDS encoding ATP-binding cassette domain-containing protein, whose translation MTPLLEINSLKKYFPVYAGLFQKVVSQVKAVDDVSLSIEKGEILGLVGESGCGKTTLGRMTLRLIEPTEGEIKFEGQDILKLRPQDLKLLRPRMQIIFQDPFSSLNPRFTVQQILGEALLVHGRATRDNISEKLDELMNRVGLSPQYKNRYPHEFSGGQRQRVGIARALALNPDYIVCDEPVSALDVSIQAQIINLLMNLKKEFNLTLLFISHDLNVVQHLSNRTAVMYLGRVVELATTKKLNEGAAHPYTRALLASKPNLNPKERARRAPLAGEVPSPMNPPSGCHFHPRCPEARDHCKTQIPQMVQIEDGHFVHCHLYS comes from the coding sequence ATGACACCGCTTCTTGAAATAAACTCCCTAAAAAAATACTTTCCTGTTTATGCAGGCTTGTTTCAAAAAGTCGTTTCCCAGGTTAAAGCTGTTGACGATGTTTCACTTTCAATTGAGAAAGGGGAGATACTTGGGCTCGTCGGAGAATCCGGTTGCGGGAAAACCACACTGGGTAGAATGACGCTTCGATTGATTGAACCCACAGAAGGCGAAATAAAGTTTGAGGGACAGGATATTCTGAAACTTCGACCGCAGGATCTCAAACTGCTCCGTCCAAGAATGCAGATTATTTTCCAGGATCCCTTCAGTTCATTAAATCCAAGGTTTACTGTACAGCAGATTCTAGGAGAAGCCTTACTGGTGCATGGTCGAGCTACACGTGACAACATTTCAGAAAAACTGGATGAACTAATGAACCGGGTCGGATTATCCCCTCAATATAAAAATCGATACCCCCATGAGTTCTCGGGTGGCCAAAGACAGCGGGTCGGAATAGCACGAGCATTAGCACTCAATCCGGATTATATAGTCTGCGATGAACCGGTGTCTGCACTTGATGTATCTATTCAGGCACAGATAATCAACCTGCTTATGAATCTTAAAAAAGAATTCAACCTGACCCTGCTGTTTATCTCCCACGATCTGAATGTTGTTCAGCACTTGTCGAATCGAACGGCGGTGATGTACCTTGGCCGGGTGGTTGAACTGGCCACAACTAAAAAACTGAATGAAGGGGCAGCACACCCTTATACCCGTGCACTGCTTGCTTCCAAGCCCAATTTAAATCCTAAAGAGCGTGCCAGGAGAGCCCCTTTGGCCGGGGAAGTTCCTTCTCCCATGAACCCACCCTCCGGGTGCCATTTCCATCCACGCTGCCCGGAAGCCCGGGACCATTGCAAGACCCAGATTCCCCAAATGGTCCAGATCGAAGACGGACATTTCGTCCATTGCCATCTTTATTCTTGA